The Gammaproteobacteria bacterium nucleotide sequence CATTACAACTTGGCATGAAATTATTGCGTTTTGACATGTCAGAATACACCGATCAATCTGCTTATACCAAACTGATTGGAACGGCTCCCGGTTATGTCGGTTATGATCAAGGTGGTATATTGACCGATGCCGTGCAAAAAGAACCGCATTCGATTGTATTAATGGATGAAATTGAAAAAGCGCATCCGCAAATTTATAATTTATTATTGCAAGTATTAGATTATGGTACATTGACCGATGGTCAAGCTCGAAAAGTAGATTTTCGTCATACGATTATTGTCTTAACTACGAATGCGGGTGCGGCGGTTTTTCAAAAACGATCCATAGGCTTTGGTGGGTTAAATAACGAGCCCGATAAACAAGAATCACAACAAGAAATGGCGCGTGTATTTTCACCTGAGTTTCGTAATCGTTTCGATGAGATTATTCAATTTAATGCGCTGCCTAAATCTGTTGCAGGGAATATTGTCGATAAACTTATTGCGGAATTGCAACAAACTCTAATCGATAAAAAAGTTAACATTATATTAACAGACTCTGCCCGCCAATGGTTGATTGATCATGGCTATGATGCACAAATGGGCGCAAGACCTATGGCGCGATTGGTTACCAATGAATTAAAAAAACCGCTGGCTAAAGAATTGCTTTATGGACATTTGAAAAATGGCGGTCAAGTTACCGTAGATGCTAAGCACGGTGAGCTGGCTTTGAGTTTTAATTAAAGGACCTTCCTTATTAATTTTGGACAAAAAAAGATCAATAATCTCCTGCAACGCACAGAAAATTGGCTAAACGACGGATTCCAGGTATATTGTTAGTATATGACATGGAGTGATCAATGAATAAACAAAATAGTCCGTGGTTTTATACGCTATATATCATGTTATTTGCCGGAATCGGCGGCATGTTGTATGGCTACGATATTGGGGTGATCAGTGGCGCGTTGCCTTTTATGCAGCAAGAAATTGGTTTAAGCACCATACAGCTCTCCATGATTGTTGCCGCAGTGTTGGGTGGAGGATCGATTGCAACGCTTGTCAGTGGCAGTCTTTCTGATAGGTTTGGCCGCAAAAAATTGATTATAACGGCAGCATGTATTTTTATTACGGGCGTGATGTGTTTGATTTTTGCAGATACTTTTTATGGAGTATTATTTGGACGAATTATCCAGGGTATAGGTGTTGGTATTGTCACCATTGTTGTGCCGCTTTATTTAGTAGAGACCGTGCCACATCAATATCGTGGGCGCAGCATTGCGATTTTTCAATGTTTTCTAACTGCCGGTATTTTATTGGCATCTGTGGTTGATCTTAAATTTTTAGAGAATGGCGATTGGCGTATCATGTTTGCCTGCGCGCTTGTTCCTGGTGTTCTTTTATTGTTAGGTAGCTATAAACTATGCGAGTCTCCACGCTGGTTGTTTACTCAAGGTAAAGAGCTTGAAACTAAAAAAGCATTACTTTATTGCAATGATCAAGTGGCAGTTGAAAAAGAACTGTTAGAAATGAAAGCGTTGCAGCGTCAACATGTAGTTAAAACGCATCTTTTTCAAAAACAATATCGCATCCCGTTTTTAATAGCGTTAGCAATAGCCTGTTTAAATCAAATGACTGGAATTAATTCGTTATTACAATTTAGTACATTTATTATTATGAAATCCGGTCTGACATCGGTGATGGTGTCAATGTTAGGAACATTAGGAATTACTTTATTGAATTTTTTGACCACAATACTGGCATTCTTCTTGATTGATAAAGTGGGTCGTCGTCCTTTAATGTTAATAGGTACGGCAGGAATTACATTATCCTTAGTTTTTCTAGCGGCCGTTTCTTTTTTTATTCCTGTCAGTGCATTACAAGGATATCTCACTATTGTAGGTATGTTATTTTATATCATCGCTTTTGCGATTGGGCCAGGTGTGATTGTTTGGTTATGTTTATCTGAAATTTTACCTACTCCCATTCGCGGCAATGGAATGGCGGTATGTTTGTTTGCTAACTCACTGACATCGACTTTGTTAGCCGGAGTGTTTTTAGCAATTGCACATGTTTTAGGGTATGCGGGTAATTTTATTTTATGTGGCATTGCGACGTTATTTTATTTTATATTGATTTATCGTTTTTTACCTGAATCTAATCAGAAAACTCTAGAAGAAATTGAACAAACTTTTGCGAACTAAAAATAATGAGGAAACAATGACGAAAGATATTTTTATTGGAGTGGATGGTGGCGGAACTAAATCGAAACTAGTGATGCGAGATGCCGCTGGAAATTTCTTGGGTTCTGGTCGCTCGGGAGCGGCGAATATTCGTCTTTCTGTCGATATCTCATTAAATTCTATCGAAGAAGCTTTTCAAGAAGCACTAGCTGCAGCTAAAATAAATCGCAATGATAGTGATTGCCACTTCCATATCGGTTTAGGATTAGCAGGCACAGAAGTTCCTGAAGCTTGCACAGAATTTTTAGCCCGCCTCCCTTATTTTCATACTGTTCGTATGGAATCTGATGCTTACGCTGCTTGTTTAGGCGCACATGAAGGCGAAGATGGCGCTATCCTTATTGTAGGAACGGGAGTCATTGGTTATAAAGTAAAACAAGGTCAACCGAAACGTGTCAGTGGCTGGGGATTTCCTTACGATGATGTCGGTGGTGGTGCCTGGTTTGGTTTACATGCCATTCGTTATGCATTGGAATGGTGTGATGGCAGGCGAGAAGGATCGCCTTTTTTAGAGGCTGTTTATCAGACTTTTCATAATAGTGTGACGACTATGGTGTCATGGGCGGATAAAGCCAGTGCAACTGAATACGCAACGCTAGCTCCAGTGCTGACGCATTATTTGGCACAAGGAGATCGCTGGGCAATTGAGCTTGCGGAAAGGAGCGGTCAAGCTTTATGTGCAGTGGTAGATGCATTAATTGAGGGAGATGAGACACTGCCACTTTGTTTGTTTGGAGGATTGGCCTCTTTTATGGAAGCGTATCTAAAAGCTAACCTAAAACTTAATATTATTTCTCGAAAACAAGATGCTACAGAGGGTGCGTTATTAATGGTCAGAAACGAAGCTTACATTGAAAAATAAAGGGTAACACAACCATGTCACATATGCGCACAGAAGCAAAAGAAATTCCTTTAGTGACAAAAAAACAATTGAATATGTATTCTCAATTATTGCCTGAATTTATACAAAGAATTAAGCATTTTTCGCCGCAATTTATTGTGACTGTTGGACGCGGCAGTTCTGACCATGCGGCAAGTTTTGCAAAATATATTTTTGAAACGCAGTTGGGTTTAGTGACAGCTTCTGCTGCGCCATCGATTGAGACCATTTATCATGCGCCATTATTAATGGAAAAAGCATTAGTCGTTGCTTTTTCACAATCTGGTCAAAGCAGTGACCTATGTGAAGTGATGAGCGCTGCTAAAAAAACGGGAGCGCTCACGGTTGCTTTTGTGAATAAAACACAGTCGCCTTTGGCAGATATTGCTCACATGGTAATTCCTTTATGCGCTGGCGATGAAATTTCAGTAGCGGCAACTAAATCTTTTGTAGCAACATTGCTTGCTATTTTAGCGTTTACAGCTTATTGGAAACAGGATGACCATTTGCTTAATAAGCTAGCACAATTACCAGAGTATTTTGTGCAAGCACAAGCATTGAATTGGAAAAAAGGCATTCAGGATTTAGCAGCGCGTAGTAATGTTTTAGTATTAGGAAGAGGATTTACTTTTCCAATTGCATCAGAAGGCGCTCTGAAATTAAAAGAAACGTGTAAACTACATGCTGAAGCGTTTAGTTCAGCTGAAGTATTGCATGGTCCTTTTGCCTTAATGACTGAAAATTTTCCATTAATCGTATTTGTTCCGAGTGATGCAG carries:
- a CDS encoding sugar porter family MFS transporter, with amino-acid sequence MNKQNSPWFYTLYIMLFAGIGGMLYGYDIGVISGALPFMQQEIGLSTIQLSMIVAAVLGGGSIATLVSGSLSDRFGRKKLIITAACIFITGVMCLIFADTFYGVLFGRIIQGIGVGIVTIVVPLYLVETVPHQYRGRSIAIFQCFLTAGILLASVVDLKFLENGDWRIMFACALVPGVLLLLGSYKLCESPRWLFTQGKELETKKALLYCNDQVAVEKELLEMKALQRQHVVKTHLFQKQYRIPFLIALAIACLNQMTGINSLLQFSTFIIMKSGLTSVMVSMLGTLGITLLNFLTTILAFFLIDKVGRRPLMLIGTAGITLSLVFLAAVSFFIPVSALQGYLTIVGMLFYIIAFAIGPGVIVWLCLSEILPTPIRGNGMAVCLFANSLTSTLLAGVFLAIAHVLGYAGNFILCGIATLFYFILIYRFLPESNQKTLEEIEQTFAN
- a CDS encoding SIS domain-containing protein, which codes for MSHMRTEAKEIPLVTKKQLNMYSQLLPEFIQRIKHFSPQFIVTVGRGSSDHAASFAKYIFETQLGLVTASAAPSIETIYHAPLLMEKALVVAFSQSGQSSDLCEVMSAAKKTGALTVAFVNKTQSPLADIAHMVIPLCAGDEISVAATKSFVATLLAILAFTAYWKQDDHLLNKLAQLPEYFVQAQALNWKKGIQDLAARSNVLVLGRGFTFPIASEGALKLKETCKLHAEAFSSAEVLHGPFALMTENFPLIVFVPSDAAVTGLSALLDRISKISTCAYLIVAEDRIKEVNDHSGTRHFLPLPPSLHPLCDPLIAIQAFYLMAEECAKMRNIDPDKPDHLSKVTNTR